The following proteins come from a genomic window of Gordonia westfalica:
- a CDS encoding HpcH/HpaI aldolase/citrate lyase family protein, giving the protein MYDDNTTYDAESTDVGSRIDPVLARSWLLVNGAHYAKFEPAARSRADIVVLDIEDAVAPKDKVSARDNVVRWIGPKDGSGPGAGEWVRINGFGTPWWADDLAALAETAIGGVMLAMVESVDHVTETAKRLPGLPIVALVETARGLERISEIASAKGTFRLAFGIGDFRRDTGFGDNPQTLAYARSRFTIAAKAAHLPSAIDGPTVGSSALKLSEATAVSAEFGMTGKICLTPSQCAPVNEGLSPSQDEITWAREFFAEFERDGGEIRNGSDLPRIARATKILDLARAYGITESEFDDDPVHAPAPSDTHHF; this is encoded by the coding sequence ATGTACGACGACAACACGACCTACGACGCCGAATCGACCGATGTCGGTTCGCGTATCGACCCGGTGCTGGCCCGAAGCTGGCTCCTGGTCAACGGCGCGCACTACGCGAAGTTCGAGCCGGCGGCTCGCTCGCGCGCCGACATCGTCGTCCTCGACATCGAAGATGCGGTGGCCCCCAAGGACAAGGTCTCCGCGCGCGACAACGTCGTGCGGTGGATCGGTCCGAAGGACGGTTCCGGTCCCGGCGCCGGTGAGTGGGTCCGGATCAACGGATTCGGCACGCCGTGGTGGGCCGACGATCTCGCCGCGCTCGCGGAGACCGCCATCGGCGGCGTGATGCTGGCGATGGTCGAGTCCGTCGACCACGTGACCGAGACCGCCAAGCGCCTGCCGGGCCTGCCGATCGTCGCGCTGGTGGAGACCGCACGCGGACTCGAGCGGATCAGCGAGATCGCGTCGGCCAAGGGCACCTTCCGCCTCGCGTTCGGCATCGGGGACTTCCGTCGGGACACCGGCTTCGGCGACAATCCGCAGACCCTGGCCTACGCCCGATCGCGATTCACCATCGCCGCCAAGGCCGCTCACCTGCCCAGCGCCATCGACGGCCCGACCGTCGGTTCGAGCGCACTGAAGTTGAGCGAGGCCACCGCGGTGAGCGCGGAGTTCGGCATGACCGGCAAGATCTGCCTCACCCCGTCACAGTGCGCGCCGGTCAACGAGGGCCTGTCCCCCTCCCAGGACGAGATCACCTGGGCGAGAGAGTTCTTCGCGGAGTTCGAGCGCGACGGCGGGGAGATCCGCAACGGTTCGGACCTCCCGCGGATCGCCCGTGCGACCAAGATCCTCGACCTCGCACGCGCCTACGGCATCACCGAGTCGGAGTTCGACGACGACCCGGTGCATGCGCCCGCGCCGTCGGACACCCACCACTTCTGA